One Capra hircus breed San Clemente chromosome 3, ASM170441v1, whole genome shotgun sequence genomic window, GGGGTGAAGCCACCCCAGTCCTTGCCCCCGCCATCATCCTTCAACCACCGCCCTCAGCGCAAGGGGGTGGGAAACTGCCAAGAGAGGGGCCTCCCATACTTGGATGCAGTTGGGAAGTTCCTTTGTGATCAGCTGCTTCAGCTCACGCTTGACGAGGGTGTCGTAATGCCCCAGCCGGATGGAGTACTGGTGGAAGATGTTGATGATtccctccaggtgatcttccagcTTAGTCATCCTGCCAAACTACGTTCACCTTCAGGAGACAAGGGAGGTCTAGGGCAGCGCCTCCCCAGCCCTGCGCTTCCGCTGTCTCCTCCTTCTGCATTAATGGTTTAGACCATGGCTACTATCCCGGGTCAGCTGCTCTGTTTGACCCACGGTGAATGTTCTTATTTGTGGATATAATAAGGGAGAAGGACATAGCATACCACCGAAAGTATCAAAGAATTAGCTTTAACTGCCACCTGTTCCAGGTGCCCCCATCTCCCGGGGAGTATAATTCAGAGAGTACTGGCCACTCAGGCTCACCTGGGAAGGGTTCTGGGGTTGCCCAGGCTGTTTCCTTTCCCCAAGTGATGGTACTTTAGGGCCCTTAAACGTGCCGGCCACCCCACCCACCTTGGCCATTCCCAAGTCCTGAGACTGGGTCTTCCTATCAGAGCAAGAGCTGGCACCCTTAGTCCCAAAGTGCAGTCAGCCAGAGGGAGTTCAGATGGCAGGGAGCTATAGCTCCCACCCTCCTGCCAAGTGGCCCCCCCGGGGCTGAGTCAAGGAAAGAACACTTACCCCTCTTCACAGAAGTGTGGGACGCCCGGAGTATGCACAACAGTGGTGAGGAGCACTGGGCTAGGGAGGTTTTTATAAATCAGGCTGCACCTTTGACCTCTGGTGAAGAAACATCTCTGATTCATTTTGGGGTGAGCGCTGGTGGATACTCTGTTGCTCAAGAGAAGCTTCAGACCTGTGGCTTTGACTGCAATGCAGGCAGCTCAGATTGCATCCATGGCACAGGCCACCTGCCACCCCCCACTCAGCCTGAAACAGAATGCCCATCCCTGCCACACCCAcactccccccacctcctccccccaacacacacacacacacacacacacacacacacacacacacacacacgcccatcATGTTTCTCAGCCCTGGGGCAGGACCCAGCCTGCAGGTTGAGCTCTGTTCCCTGCTTCCTGTTAAGAGGCTAAGAAAACAAGTTTCAATGCCTGCATGGCTCCTACCCAGAAAGGGAAGGGCTGGGGAGAGGCGTTTGCTAAGTATCTGTACAACAAAAATGAGAATGGTAATAAAAAACAATCAAAGTGGACGTGTAACCCTGAAACAGGAAAAGGACACAGGTTTAAAACTAAAGAAAGCTAGCTCAAGGGTCAGGCAGGTTGGGCTGTGGGAGCAACAGATGCCCGAGCAGGAGGGCGCACACCTGTGT contains:
- the LOC102169149 gene encoding protein S100-A12, whose translation is MTKLEDHLEGIINIFHQYSIRLGHYDTLVKRELKQLITKELPNCIQNTKDQPTIDEIFQDLDTNKDKEVSFEEFIVLVSRVLKTAHENIHKE